Part of the Enterobacter pseudoroggenkampii genome, GTTAACAGCGTAGAAGAGGCCGTAAGAGCGTCCCGCGAGCTTATCGCGCTGGGGCCTGACGTTGTGCTGGTAAAACACCTTGCGCGCGCAGGGCTGAGCCAGGACCGTTTTGAAATGCTGCTGGTAACGAAAGATGACGCCTGGCATATCAGCCGTCCGCTGGTGGATTTCGGCCAGCGCCAGCCGGTTGGGGTCGGAGATGTCACCAGCGGTCTGCTGCTGGTGAAATTACTGCAAGGGGCGACAATGCGCGACGCGCTCGAGCATGTTACTGCGGCGGTGTACGAAATCATGATTGCGACGAAAGAGATGCAGGAATATGAACTGCAGGTGGTCGCGGCACAGGATCGTATCGCGAAGCCGGAGCACTATTTCAGCGCTACCCAGCTTTAAACGATGCCGGGTGGCGCTGCGCTTACCCGGCCTACAAAACCCGTAGGCCCGTGCAAGCGAAGCGCCGCCGGGCGATATTAGCTAAGACCTTCCGCTTTCAGCGCCGCAGCCACCGCAGGACGCTCTGCCACGCGTTTCATATACGCTGCAATATGGTCTAACCCTTCCAGGTTAAGCTTAACCGCGCGCGCCCAGCGCAGCACGGTGAACAGGTATGCGTCGGCAATCGTGAAGCGCGGACCCGCAATCCACTGATCGTCTTTCAGCGATGCGTTAACGTACTGCAGCTTTTTCTCAAGAAGGGCGCGCAGGGTCGGTTTGAACTCCTCTGGCGTATCCGGGCGGAACAGAGGGGTAAAGCCTTTGTGCAGCTCGGTGGCAATGTAGTTCAGCCATTCCAGCGTCTTATAACGCGAAATGGTACTGACCGGCGCCAGCAGATGGCGATCGGGTACGCTATCGGCCAGGAACTGCATAATCGCCACGCCTTCAGTCAGCAGAGTACCGTCGTCCAGCAAGAGCGCCGGAACTTGTCCTTTCGGGTTGATGGCAAGAAAATCATCGCCGTTTTCCAGACGTTTTTTCATCAGGTCAACGCCATCCAGCGTGAAATCTTTGCCGCTCTCGCGCAGGGTGATATGGGAAGCAAGAGAGCACGCACCCGGTTTGTAGAACAGTTTCATCGGTAACTCCTTTTTGCTGAGGTTTCAGCTATGTTAGTGCGCAAACGGATAAAAAAAAAGCCGCTAATGCATTAGCGGCTTCTGGTCAGTCGTTTCTCACGGAAATCACGCGGTAGCGGTGTTTGTCGCTTTAGCGGTCTTGTCGTCGTCCTGAGTCATACGGTTCAGTTTCGGCGCGGTCAGCAGCATCAGAGCGGCAATTACCGCAGTCGCGATACCAATCTGCATGAACACGGTACCGTAGACGTTCAGGGAAAGCAGTGGATCGGTTACATTTTCCGGAACAGCCATCAGGTTAGCAATCTTACCCGCGATGATTGCCGCACCGGCAGTGGTCAGGAACCAGCTACCCATGATGAAGCCCATCAGACGCTGAGGAACCAGCTGCGCAACCATGGCCAGTCCCAGGCCGGAGATCATCAGCTCGCCGATAGACTGCAGCGCGTAGCTCAGGATCAGCCAGTTAACGGAAACGATACCTGCGTCGGACGCAAATTTGGTACCCAGTGGCAGTACCAGGAAGGCACCAGAACACAGCACCATACCCAGCGCAAACTTGTGTGGCATCGGCAGACGGTCACCCATCTTGTTATAGATAGCGGCCAGAATTGGGGAACCAATCATGATCCAGAACGGGTTCAGTGCCTGGAACTGCTCAGGTTCAAACGCGATACCCAGAATGGAGTGCTCTACGTTACGGATGGCGAAGAAGTTCAGTGAAGTTGGCATCTGGCTGTACAGCACGAAGAAGATAATCGCTTCCAGCATCAGAATGAACGCCACAATCATCTTGCGACGGGCCGCACCCTGCATGGCGAATGCTTCTTTTGCAAAGATGACCACGATACCCAGCGCAACCACGCCCAGAACGGCACGTGCGATACCCTGGTTGTGCAGCAGCCAGGTGGCGATGGCCGCGAGGACAACAACGCCCACGATGGTGGCCAGCAGTTTGCCCATATGCACAGGCTCGAAGTCAGGTTTTGAACCGTAATCTTTAACCCAGCTGCGGCAGAACAGGAAGTTCACCACGGTGATCAACATACCCACGAAGCTCAGTGCAAATGCCACGCTCCAGCCGAATTTCGCCGCGAGCCATGGGGTTGCCAGCATAGAGAAGAACGAACCGATGTTGATGGACATGTAGTACATGGTAAATGCACCGTCCAGGCGCGGATCGTCTTTGTTGTAGCAGGTCGAAAGCAGAGAGGACGGGTTCGCTTTGAACAGACCATTACCAACGGCAATCGTCGCCATACCCATATACACGACAGCGGCATCATGCCCTGACCATGCCACCAGACCATAGCCAATCGCCAGGACAATGGCGCCCAGCATGATGACGCGTTTAGTCCCGAGGACTTTATCGCCCAGCCAGCCGCCAATCGCGACCAGACCGTACACCAGAGCACTGAAGGA contains:
- the gstA gene encoding glutathione transferase GstA codes for the protein MKLFYKPGACSLASHITLRESGKDFTLDGVDLMKKRLENGDDFLAINPKGQVPALLLDDGTLLTEGVAIMQFLADSVPDRHLLAPVSTISRYKTLEWLNYIATELHKGFTPLFRPDTPEEFKPTLRALLEKKLQYVNASLKDDQWIAGPRFTIADAYLFTVLRWARAVKLNLEGLDHIAAYMKRVAERPAVAAALKAEGLS
- the dtpA gene encoding dipeptide/tripeptide permease DtpA; this translates as MSTANNKPTDESVSLNAFKQPKAFYLIFSIELWERFGYYGLQGIMAVYLVKQLGMSEADSITLFSSFSALVYGLVAIGGWLGDKVLGTKRVIMLGAIVLAIGYGLVAWSGHDAAVVYMGMATIAVGNGLFKANPSSLLSTCYNKDDPRLDGAFTMYYMSINIGSFFSMLATPWLAAKFGWSVAFALSFVGMLITVVNFLFCRSWVKDYGSKPDFEPVHMGKLLATIVGVVVLAAIATWLLHNQGIARAVLGVVALGIVVIFAKEAFAMQGAARRKMIVAFILMLEAIIFFVLYSQMPTSLNFFAIRNVEHSILGIAFEPEQFQALNPFWIMIGSPILAAIYNKMGDRLPMPHKFALGMVLCSGAFLVLPLGTKFASDAGIVSVNWLILSYALQSIGELMISGLGLAMVAQLVPQRLMGFIMGSWFLTTAGAAIIAGKIANLMAVPENVTDPLLSLNVYGTVFMQIGIATAVIAALMLLTAPKLNRMTQDDDKTAKATNTATA